In Dermacentor silvarum isolate Dsil-2018 chromosome 2, BIME_Dsil_1.4, whole genome shotgun sequence, the following proteins share a genomic window:
- the LOC119442108 gene encoding transmembrane protein 126A-like: protein MSQSVKNAYDSLSPTTDRSTGVITFTSRNNAPPGAVMLTKEAALKHQLELFAKWKPQRDVWPVTYGAAISGIAAAFGGAVLNAIFRKHYVLRNIGLVATTLPNFGLPGVLAYIASAHAMHDIVVMDTHCVVCTQTKAMALQLGFGAIYPCIMAPLACLTIAARSFTYPVPPYRTHYKDILTDIYRVFRKHRITLAGLTAFQCIFAFGLLHMQMRSVIKVQRKLAEL, encoded by the exons ATGTCGCAATCTGTGAAGAACGCATACGACTCACTGAGTCCCACGACTGACCGCTCAACTGGTGTGATAACTTTCACATCACGAAATAATGCTCCGCCGGGTGCCGTGATGCTGACCAAAGAAGCGGCGCTGAAACATCAATTGGAACTATTCGCGAAGTGGAAACCACAACGTGATGT GTGGCCTGTCACATACGGCGCTGCTATATCTGGAATCGCAGCAGCATTTGGCGGTGCTGTGCTGAATGCCATCTTCAGGAAGCATTATGTGTTACGAAATATCGGCCTAGTGGCCACCACTCTACCTAATTTTGGCTTGCCCGGCGTGCTCGCATACATTGCAAGCGCTCATGCAATGCACGACATCGTTGTTATGGACACTCATTGTGTTGTATGCACGCAGACAAAGGCTATGGCATTGCAGTTAGGTTTCGGAGCCATCTACCCATGCATCATGGCTCCACTGGCTTGTCTGACCATTGCTGCGCGCTCATTTACTTATCCAGTGCCCCCTTACAGAACACACTACAAGGACATCCTCACCGACATTTACAGAGTCTTCAGAAAGCACAGGATTACGCTTGCTGGCCTAACAGCCTTCCAATGCATTTTTGCCTTTGGCCTCCTCCACATGCAGATGCGTTCTGTGATCAAGGTGCAGAGGAAGCTTGCGGAACTGTGA